In Levilactobacillus brevis, the genomic window TACTCAATTAATCAGCGATTACGACGTAATCGTTAGGTTAAGTTATGAAGGGCGCATGGTGGATGCCTTGGTACTAGGAGCCGATGAAGGACGGGACTAACACCGATATGCTTCGGGGAGCTGTACGTAAGCTTTGATCCGGAGATTTCCGAATGGGGAAACCCAATTACTTTAATCAGTAATTACAACTCAGGGAATACATACTTGAGTTGAGGCAGACGTGGGGAACTGAAACATCTAAGTACCCACAGGAATAGAAAGAAAAATCGATTCCCTAAGTAGCGGCGAGCGAACGGGGAATAGCCCAAACCAAAGAGCTTGCTCTTTGGGGTTGTAGGACTGAACATTTGAGTTACCAAAGTCAATGATAATCGAAGAGTCTGGGAAGGCTCGGCACAGAGGGTGATACCCCCGTAGATGAAATCGTTGGCCCTCAGTTCAGTATCCTGAGTACGGCCACACACGTGAAACGTGGTCGGAATCCGGGAGGACCATCTCCCAAGGCTAAATACTCCCTAGTGACCGATAGTGAACCAGTACCGTGAGGGAAAGGTGAAAAGCACCGCGGAAGCGGAGTGAAATAGTTCCTGAAACCATGTGCCTACAATTAGTTAGAGCCCGTTAATGGGTGATAGCGTGCCTTTTGTAGAATGAACCGGCGAGTTACGTTAATTTGCAAGGTTAAGGTGGAAAGACCGGAGCCGTAGCGAAAGCGAGTCTGAAACGGGCGTTTCAGTAAATTGACGTAGACCCGAAACCAGGTGACCTATCCATGTCCAGGTTGAAGGTGCGGTAAAGCGCACTGGAGGACTGAACCCGTGTATGTTGAAAAATGCTGGGATGAGGTGTGGATAGCGGTGAAATTCCAAACGAACTTGGAGATAGCTGGTTCTCTCCGAAATAGCTTTAGGGTTAGCCTCGGAGTTAAGAATCGTGGAGGTAGAGCCACTGTTTGGACTAGGGGCCCGTCATGGGTTACTGAATTCAGATAAACTCCGAATGCCACAGATTTATATCCGGGAGTCAGACGATGAGTGATAAGATCCACCGTCGAAAGGGGAACAGCCCAGACCACCAATTAAGGTCCCTAAATACATGCTGAGTGGAAAAGGATGTGGAGTTGCATAGACAGCTAGGATGTTGGCTCAGAAGCAGCCACCATTTAAAGAGTGCGTAATAGCTCACTAGCCGAGTGATCCCGCGCCGAAAATATACCGGGGCTAAGCATGTTACCGAAATTGTGGATGCGACCAATAGGTCGCGTGATAGGAGAGCGTTCTAAGGGCAACGAAGCTAGACCGCAAGGACTAGTGGAGCGCTTAGAAGTGAGAATGCCGGTATGAGTAGCGAAAGATCAGTGAGAATCTGATCCACCGAATGACTAAGGTTTCCTGGGGAAGGCTCGTCCTCCCAGGGTTAGTCGGGACCTAAGCCGAGGCTGAGAAGCGTAGGCGATGGATAACAGGTTGATATTCCTGTACTAGTTAATCATGTTTGAACGATGGAGGGACGCAGGAGGCTATGGTGTGCACACGATTGGAAATGTGTGTTCAAGCGTCAAGTCTGGCGATGAGTTAAATGCTTATCGCTAAGGACAAGGCGTGACGAGGACCGAATTTTAGTAGGGAAGCGCCAGATGTCACACTGCCGAGAAAAGCTTCTAGTTAGTGATTAATTACCCGTACCGCAAACCGACACAGGTAGTCGAGGAGAGTATCCTAAGGTGAGCGAGTGAACTCTCGTTAAGGAACTCGGCAAAATGACCCCGTAACTTCGGGAGAAGGGGTGCTACACGCAAGTGTAGCCGCAGTGAAAAGGCCCAGGCGACTGTTTATCAAAAACACAGGTTTCTGCAAAATCGTAAGATGACGTATAGGGGCTGACGCCTGCCCGGTGCTGGAAGGTTAAGTGGATGAGTTAGCTTCGGCGAAGCCCAGAAATGAAGCCCCAGTAAACGGCGGCCGTAACTATAACGGTCCTAAGGTAGCGAAATTCCTTGTCGGGTAAGTTCCGACCCGCACGAAAGGCGTAACGATCTGGGCACTGTCTCAACGAGAGACTCGGTGAAATTATATTACCTGTGAAGATGCAGGTTACCCGCGACAGGACGGAAAGACCCCATGGAGCTTTACTGTAGCTTGATATTGGGTGTTGACACAGCTTGTACAGGATAGGTCGGAGCCGTAGAACTCGGAACGCTAGTTTCGAGTGAGGCGCTGGTGGGATACGACCCTCGCTGTGTGAACACTCTAACCCACACCACTAATCGTGGTGGGAGACAGTGTCAGGTGGGCAGTTTGACTGGGGCGGTCGCCTCCTAAAAAGTAACGGAGGCGCCCAAAGGTTCTCTCAGAATGGTTGGAAATCATTCGTCGAGTGTAAAGGCAGAAGAGAGCTTGACTGCGAGACAGACAGGTCGAGCAGGGACGAAAGTCGGGCTTAGTGATCCGGTGGTACCGTATGGAAGGGCCATCGCTCAACGGATAAAAGCTACCCTGGGGATAACAGGCTTATCTCCCCCAAGAGTCCACATCGACGGGGAGGTTTGGCACCTCGATGTCGGCTCATCGCATCCTGGGGCTGTAGTCGGTCCCAAGGGTTGGGCTGTTCGCCCATTAAAGCGGTACGCGAGCTGGGTTCAGAACGTCGTGAGACAGTTCGGTCCCTATCCGTCGCGGGCGTAGGAAATTTGAGAGGAGCTGTCCTTAGTACGAGAGGACCGGGATGGACATACCGCTGGTGTACCAGTTGTGCCGCCAGGCGCATCGCTGGGTAGCTATGTATGGATGAGATAAACGCTGAAAGCATCTAAGTGTGAAACTCGCCTCGAGATGAGATTTCCCATTCCTATATGGAAGTAAGACCCCTGAGAGATGATCAGGTAGATAGGCTGGAAGTAGCAGCGCCGTGAGGCGTGGAGCGGACCAGTACTAATCGGTCGAGGACTTAACCAAGTTGAAAACGTGGTTGTTTCCGCGGAAAGTAATTGATGATGTCTAGTTTTGAGGGAATAAGTTCTCTTATAGTGTGGTGGCGATAGCCTAAAGGATACACCCGTTCCCATGCCGAACACGGAAGTTAAGCTTTAGCACGCCGATAGTAGTTGGGGGATCGCCCCCTGCGAGGATAGGACGTTGCCACGCGATTATTCCGGCATAGCTCAGTTGGTAGAGCACCTGACTGTTAATCAGGTTGTCGACGGTTCGAGCCCGCCTGCCGGAGTCGGGTTAACCTGGTTAACCAGTTGATATGCCGGCTTAGCTCAGCTGGTAGAGCATCGGTATCGTAAACCGAGGGTCGGGGATTCGAATTCCTCAGCCGGCATCAGATAAGTTGTTAGTCTTCGGATTAACAACTTTTTTTGTGCAATCAAAACCAAACATCTCATTTTCATCACGTTAATTTTAGGGCGTTGAGAACATAAGGAGGACAGCCGCGCCCTGAGAGAGTAGCGTTTCGAATTCTAGAAAATGGCAGAGAATGCTGATTGGTCAGCGGCTAACGTCCTGACCTTATTTGACTCTTGAAATTTGTATGGTGATGGTATCCTGTGAGGGTACTCTTCCATGATGCTTGGGGTCGTAAGAGAGGCCCGCCATAACCTTAGTTACCGAATAGCCTTGTAACCTGCGAGACTAGTCTATTATGAGCACAGCAATGCAATGATGGTGGCGATAGGCTTAGTCAGCTAAAGATCCGTTTTCAAACTGAAACTGGTCGAATAGATGAGTTGAGTACACAATTGAAAACGGTTACACGATATTTTAAATTGGTATAGCCACACTAAAATAATTGGTATATATCAATGGATTGCTGCTATATCAACGGTTAAGCGGATAAAAAAATAAATGATTTTTTGAATTATCTATTGTGGTATACCTATTCTAGTGCTATCCTATAAGTATCAATTAAGCACAGGAGATGCCATCATGAAAAACGTATTGTTAGTATGTGGTCAAGGAATTTCAAGCCATTTGTTCTTGGGAGAAGCGAAACGGGCAGCTGAAACACAACGGGTACCGTTACACTTCACGGCAACGAGTTTAATGGAAGTTACGCCAGAATTATTAGCTGAACAGGACCTCGTGCTCTTGGCGCCACAAGTGGCCTACCAAGCCAAGATGCGGGTAAAGATTGGCGATCAAGTTCGGACCGCGCCAATCCCTAACGACATTTATGGTTGGCTGAATAGCCAAGCGCTGGTTAAGTACGCTTGCCACCAGTTGCATTTCGCACCAGCTGCCGTTGCAGTTGCTTACTAGGCAATCGCGATGCCCCCAACGATTGAGCAGTTAGCCATGCAGGTCTTGGTGCAGGCGGGGACTGCCAAAAGCAGTTTGTACCAAGCCATTGCGACCGCCAAGACGCAACATCAGTCGTTGGATTTAGCAACCTGTCGCGAACAACTCTTGGCGGCACACAAAGTCCAGACGCAAATGATGGCAAAAATGGCCGCTGAGGACCTTCCCGTTACGATCCTCATCAACCATGCAATGGATACTTTAATGGCCGTACAGAGTAATTATGAGCTAATTGAGGCATTGGGTCTCGATTGGTCGGCATAAATCAGTAAATTTGACGAGGTGTAGTCGTGGACTGCGCCTTTTTTATTTGGCCCGAAAAGTATAATCAACGTAACTTTATTCATTAAAATAATAATATTGAGTGATTGGTCGAAATGAATAAAAAATAAGAAGATTGCATGAGATAGCTAATAATTTCATCATTGTTTTTTGCCCGCAGGGGCGGGGATGGAGACGCTTTTATTTCAAAAACCGTTGCGTAACGGGCATTCATGAAGTATAATTACAACTATGTTTTATTAGAGGTCTATGAGACCCTGCCACAATCGCTTTTCTTGATTCGGATTGTGAAATATAAAAATATTCATTTTAACCAAGCAATGGAGGTATTATCGTTTTGAATAACAAACCAGAGTCGACCACCCAAGATCGAACCTTCTTCGGTCAGCCACGGGGGTTATCCACGCTGTTCTTCACTGAAATGTGGGAACGGTTCAGTTATTACGGGATGCGTGCCATCCTTATCTACTATATGTACTACTCGGTTACCAAGGGTGGTCTGGGGTTTGACCAAGCAACTGCTGCCTCAGTGATGTCCATCTATGGGTCCATGGTTTACCTGTCATCCGTCCTCGGGGGTTACCTGAGTGACCGGGTCTGGGGGAGTCGCCGGACCGTCTTCATCGGTGGGATTCTTATCATGTTCGGGCATATCGCCTTATCAGTCCCAGCTGGCCGGATTGCGCTGTTCATCTCAATTCTCTTAATTGTTCTGGGGACTGGGTTGTTGAAGCCAAACGTTTCCGAAATGGTTGGGGGCCTGTATGATGCCGGGGATACCCGTCGTGATTCTGGGTTTACCATCTTCGTCTTCGGGATTAACTTGGGTTCTCTGGTCGCACCATTGCTGGTCGGCTGGTTAGGGCTGAAGTATAACTTCCACTTAGGGTTCTCCTTGGCCGCTATCGGGATGTTCCTGGGCTTAGTTCAATACTGGTACGGTGGGAAGAAGTACTTGAGTAAAGACAGTCTTTACCCAACCGACCCTCTGGAACCCGGCGACATGAAGAAGTTGGGCGTTCGTTCAACTGTTGGTGTCGTAGCCTTTGCTTTAATTGTTTTATTGATGTTCCTCTTAGGTTCATTGAACTTAAACAACTTCGTGCTGTTACTATCGATCATCGCGATTGCAACGCCAGTCGTCTACTTCGTGATCTTCTTGACCAGTAAGAAAGTAACGACGACCGAACGGAAGCACGTTTGGGCTTACTTAGGGTTATTCATCGCCGCCGCAATCTTCTGGGCGATTGAAGAACAAGGTTCCTCTGTCTTGGCCTTATTCGCGGCTAACCAGACGAACAACAACTTCATGGGGATGCACATCCTACCATCTTGGTACCAGATGTTAAACCCACTGTTCATTCTGATTTACACGCCGTTCTTTGCGGCACTGTGGAACCGTTTAGGGAAGAACCAACCAAGTTCACCTGCTAAGTTCGCTACTGGGATGCTGTTTGCCGGGGCTTCTTACCTGATCATCGTGATTCCAGTCGTGATGTTTGGGTCTAGTGCCAAGGTTAGTCCACTGTGGTTAGTCGGAAGCTGGTCAATCGTTGAAATTGCCGAACTGCTGATTTCACCAATCGGACTGTCCGTGACGACCAAGCTGGCACCACGGGCCTTCCAGTCTCAGATGATGAGTATGTGGTTCTTGGCCGATGCTGCTGGGCAAGCCGTTAACGCCCAGATTGTTAAGCTGTACACGCCAGAAAACGAAGTGGCCTACTTCATGGGGGTTGCCATTGTGGCAATCGTCGCCGGGTTGATCATGTTCGTACTGGTTAAACCAATTAAGAATTTAATGGCCGGAATTAAATAGTCAATATTTACCGGCAAAAGTGCTACTCTAAGTGGAGTAGCACTTTTTGTTTTCTCTGTGCCGACGCTTCGTACGAGAGACTCATTGATTTTGCGAGGCTTTCAAGTGAGCTGATTGTCCTTCACAGCAGACAGACCCCCTGGCAGGCGTAGCCAACGGGTTGATTCAATCGATAAAGGGCGTTCATCATCCGGGCATGAACGTTAAGTGTTATGACTTAAAGCTAATTCAGAAGGGAGGGTCCAACATGGTTAAGGTCGCGTTAATCAGTGATCTACACTTCGATGTCAATCGGCAGGATGTCGACCAACTCCTGCCGCAACAGGCTGGCTACCTCATGCAACAGGGTGTGGGGGTCTACTTAATCGCGGGAGATATCACCAATCACTTCGACCAGTCGTTGGCTTACGTGGAACGCATGCAGCGATTAATCGCTCCGGCCAAGGTCCGTTTCATCGCGGGAAATCACGACATGTTACACGACGTGACGTATGCGGCCCTTGAGAGCCCCTTAGCGCCGACTTACCTGCATCGTGGCCAATTAGACGTGACCGGCACAAACTGGCGGATAATCGGCAATAATGGCTGGTATGACTACCAATTTGCGGATAACTTAGCCGGTCGGGACTTTTTACAGTGGAAACGGGCGTTTTGGGTCGACGGCACCATCGAACAACCGCAATCCGACCCCCAGCGCATGAACCAAGTCCTGGCAGCCACCGAGGAGCAGTTGGATCAGGCCCGTGCAGAAAGAAAACGGGTCTTGTTTATGACCCATTTCGTTCCACACCGTGAATACATCCGGTACACCACGGACGATCGTTTTTGGAATATGGCCAACGCCATGCTGGGAAGTCCGCGGATGGGGACCTTGCTGGACCGTTATCACGTAGAGACGGTGTTATTTGGCCACGTCCACCGACATTTCGCGCCGCGGCGCTTCGTGCAGACCACCTACTATGATCAAGCGGTGGGCTACCACAACAAACGGATTAACGAGTGGTCCCAGACCGACTATTTCACGGAGTGGCGGCAACGATTGCGGGTGCTCGAATTAAAATAAAAATATTTTGCAGAAAGTCCTTGACGATTTATGCAGAATTCTGTATGATAATAAACGTTGATTCGTTACGGCGATTCACTTTTGGTGGGGTAGCGAAGTCTGGCTAAACGCGGCGGACTGTAAATCCGCTCCTTCGGGTTCGGTGGTTCGAATCCACTCCCCACCATTTTTATTATTGGGCTATAGCCAAGTGGTAAGGCAACGGGTTTTGATCCCGTGATGCGCTGGTTCGAACCCAGCTAGCCCAACTTAAAAACCAGTCACTGTGTGTGGCTGGTTTTTTTATGCGCTTTTTTCAAGAACGCGACGGCCCCATCCGCAGTCTGGGTAGGGGTCATAATTGACAATTCCGATGAATTTCGCTAAAGTCGACTTAATAATTGCACCAGACCAATCTGTTCGGCGCGGACGTGATAAATTGGCTTATGCGTTGTTTGCCAGCGGCTGACGAACGGGGATACTCGGAACATGGGCATTAGACCGGCGCAGTATTGAATCAGATTGATCGTTAAGGAGGAAACTGAGATGAGAATTGGATTTATCGGGGTTGGTGGCATGGCACAGGCCATTATCGGTGGCTTGCTCAAGGCCAAGACCTTTGCCCCAGCCGAAATCACAGTACATAGTCAGCATGAAGCGCATTATTTACCTTATGCCCAGGCCCACGACTTAATGGCGGCCAACAGTAACGCGGCGGTCGTTCAGAACAGCGATCTCGTGGTCTTAGCGGTCACCCCGAACGTGGCACCGGCCGTGCTGACTGCGGTTACCCCGCAGCTCACGCCGGATAAGACGTTAATTTCGATTGTTGCCGGCTGGTCACTGGCCGATATGGCTGCCATCACTGGCGCCGCATTGCCGACATTACGGACACTACCTAACGTTAACGTCGAGGTGGGCGCAGGGATGACGGCCGTGGCGGCCAATGCAGCGTTGACGGGGGACCGACTGGCAGCGGCACTCCGTGTGTTCAAGACGATTGGGTCGACGACAGAGCTGGCCGAAGACCAATTTGGCGTCTTCAGCGCGCTAGCCGGGAGTTCGCCAGCCTACATCGACTTCTTCATCGACAGTTTGAGTCGTGCCGGCGTCAAATACGGTTTGACTAAAAAACAAGCCACGGAAATTGCCGCGCAGGCCACGCTGGGTTCCGCCAAGATGGTTCTGCAAAGTGACAAGATTCCATTTGAATTGATTGACCAAGTGGCTTCACCGGGC contains:
- a CDS encoding cellobiose PTS IIC subunit: MKNVLLVCGQGISSHLFLGEAKRAAETQRVPLHFTATSLMEVTPELLAEQDLVLLAPQVAYQAKMRVKIGDQVRTAPIPNDIYGWLNSQALVKYACHQLHFAPAAVAVAY
- a CDS encoding PTS lactose/cellobiose transporter subunit IIA codes for the protein MPPTIEQLAMQVLVQAGTAKSSLYQAIATAKTQHQSLDLATCREQLLAAHKVQTQMMAKMAAEDLPVTILINHAMDTLMAVQSNYELIEALGLDWSA
- a CDS encoding peptide MFS transporter; protein product: MNNKPESTTQDRTFFGQPRGLSTLFFTEMWERFSYYGMRAILIYYMYYSVTKGGLGFDQATAASVMSIYGSMVYLSSVLGGYLSDRVWGSRRTVFIGGILIMFGHIALSVPAGRIALFISILLIVLGTGLLKPNVSEMVGGLYDAGDTRRDSGFTIFVFGINLGSLVAPLLVGWLGLKYNFHLGFSLAAIGMFLGLVQYWYGGKKYLSKDSLYPTDPLEPGDMKKLGVRSTVGVVAFALIVLLMFLLGSLNLNNFVLLLSIIAIATPVVYFVIFLTSKKVTTTERKHVWAYLGLFIAAAIFWAIEEQGSSVLALFAANQTNNNFMGMHILPSWYQMLNPLFILIYTPFFAALWNRLGKNQPSSPAKFATGMLFAGASYLIIVIPVVMFGSSAKVSPLWLVGSWSIVEIAELLISPIGLSVTTKLAPRAFQSQMMSMWFLADAAGQAVNAQIVKLYTPENEVAYFMGVAIVAIVAGLIMFVLVKPIKNLMAGIK
- a CDS encoding metallophosphoesterase, with the translated sequence MVKVALISDLHFDVNRQDVDQLLPQQAGYLMQQGVGVYLIAGDITNHFDQSLAYVERMQRLIAPAKVRFIAGNHDMLHDVTYAALESPLAPTYLHRGQLDVTGTNWRIIGNNGWYDYQFADNLAGRDFLQWKRAFWVDGTIEQPQSDPQRMNQVLAATEEQLDQARAERKRVLFMTHFVPHREYIRYTTDDRFWNMANAMLGSPRMGTLLDRYHVETVLFGHVHRHFAPRRFVQTTYYDQAVGYHNKRINEWSQTDYFTEWRQRLRVLELK
- the proC gene encoding pyrroline-5-carboxylate reductase, with amino-acid sequence MRIGFIGVGGMAQAIIGGLLKAKTFAPAEITVHSQHEAHYLPYAQAHDLMAANSNAAVVQNSDLVVLAVTPNVAPAVLTAVTPQLTPDKTLISIVAGWSLADMAAITGAALPTLRTLPNVNVEVGAGMTAVAANAALTGDRLAAALRVFKTIGSTTELAEDQFGVFSALAGSSPAYIDFFIDSLSRAGVKYGLTKKQATEIAAQATLGSAKMVLQSDKIPFELIDQVASPGGSTVAGLLAMEEAGLMTAVVKGIDATIKRDAGETD